The following proteins are co-located in the Fusobacteria bacterium ZRK30 genome:
- a CDS encoding PilN domain-containing protein — protein sequence MNQMNFLTKEYKNRLEIEEHFRKCLGVFIGVFLLLYIASFGIGKIENSVQKKINIENAEIAEKNKRIKQLTLDFKKETNVGAKIEIIEDIFSQKNLRVSEIFRSLEGNVPKNVWIQSLVYEGKEVRIKGFSFKDNRSKSSEDNAYFFEERMLDSKVYRSVTLNYLKKSSKYGEKINEFEYVLVLE from the coding sequence ATGAATCAAATGAATTTTTTAACCAAAGAATATAAAAATAGATTGGAGATAGAGGAACATTTTAGGAAATGTTTAGGTGTTTTTATAGGGGTATTTTTACTTCTTTATATAGCCTCTTTTGGTATCGGGAAGATAGAAAATTCTGTCCAAAAAAAAATTAATATCGAGAATGCAGAGATAGCAGAAAAGAATAAAAGGATAAAGCAATTGACCCTAGATTTTAAAAAAGAAACTAATGTAGGAGCAAAAATAGAGATTATAGAGGATATTTTTTCCCAAAAGAACTTAAGGGTATCAGAGATCTTTCGGTCGCTGGAAGGGAATGTTCCTAAAAATGTATGGATTCAGAGTTTAGTTTATGAAGGGAAAGAGGTAAGGATAAAAGGTTTTTCTTTTAAAGATAATAGATCTAAGAGTTCAGAGGACAATGCCTACTTTTTTGAAGAAAGGATGCTGGATAGTAAGGTGTATAGAAGCGTAACTTTGAATTATTTAAAAAAATCAAGTAAATATGGGGAAAAAATAAATGAATTTGAATATGTATTGGTATTGGAATAG
- the hflC gene encoding protease modulator HflC, producing MKKLIISILAIVVIVSSTSLFQVSEVENAVVIRLGKPKRVVTEPGLYGKVPFIDNVRYFDKRLLNYDAAPKGIIIKGKKSIVIDNYARWKIADPLLFLQSVQNTAGAQARLDDIVYSELRREMGKYTLSEIISSKRDIIMENVTEESREKAKSSGIKIIDVRIKRVELPKENEQNIYKRMEAERNQQAKKYRAEGREKSLEITSQADQEKTIILAEAYRKSEELKGEGDAKALEIYADAYNRDPEFYKFMKTLESYEKIMDNKTKVILSTDSELWKMLQTK from the coding sequence ATGAAAAAACTAATAATTAGTATTCTAGCAATAGTTGTAATAGTATCATCTACATCTTTATTTCAAGTTTCAGAAGTTGAAAATGCCGTTGTGATTAGATTGGGAAAACCAAAAAGAGTAGTAACGGAACCGGGATTATATGGAAAAGTTCCATTTATTGATAATGTTAGATATTTTGATAAAAGGTTGTTAAACTATGATGCAGCACCTAAGGGAATTATAATTAAAGGAAAGAAAAGTATAGTAATAGATAACTATGCCAGATGGAAGATTGCAGACCCCCTATTGTTTTTACAGAGTGTACAAAATACAGCCGGAGCCCAGGCCAGATTAGATGACATTGTATATTCTGAACTTCGAAGAGAGATGGGAAAATATACTCTGTCTGAAATAATATCTTCCAAAAGAGATATCATTATGGAAAATGTAACTGAGGAAAGCAGGGAAAAAGCCAAATCTTCAGGGATTAAAATAATAGATGTAAGGATAAAAAGAGTAGAGCTTCCTAAAGAAAATGAACAGAATATCTATAAAAGGATGGAAGCGGAAAGAAATCAGCAGGCTAAAAAATATAGAGCTGAAGGAAGGGAAAAATCACTGGAAATCACTTCTCAAGCTGACCAGGAAAAGACTATAATATTGGCAGAAGCTTATAGGAAATCCGAGGAATTAAAGGGTGAAGGAGATGCAAAAGCATTGGAGATATATGCAGATGCATATAACAGAGATCCTGAATTTTATAAATTTATGAAAACATTGGAATCCTATGAGAAGATTATGGATAATAAAACTAAGGTGATATTATCTACAGATTCAGAATTATGGAAGATGTTACAAACAAAATAA
- a CDS encoding type II secretion system GspH family protein, translating to MKKSGFSLVEIILVTAVIGLVMLIFSPMISAFTGAQDRLYNQSKVDSRLNEVVEFIKRDVRNAKSDSDLGGEPVGIFDSDDTLITDGSIGKKVIIKTIDLNGNPKFIQYAVDGTTLKLNSTDTFTTAAGSTVVLSNIEMGEFKYQDKILLFYFKIDLPDRLGGKIRNEVRDVGITRINLQ from the coding sequence ATGAAAAAAAGTGGATTTAGTTTAGTAGAAATAATACTGGTAACAGCTGTAATAGGATTAGTTATGCTCATCTTTTCTCCTATGATAAGTGCCTTTACAGGGGCTCAAGACAGACTTTATAATCAATCCAAGGTGGATAGCCGGTTGAATGAAGTAGTGGAGTTTATAAAAAGAGATGTAAGGAATGCAAAAAGTGATAGTGATTTAGGCGGGGAACCGGTGGGAATTTTTGATAGCGATGATACTTTGATAACTGATGGTTCTATAGGGAAGAAAGTAATTATAAAAACTATAGATCTAAATGGAAATCCTAAATTCATTCAATATGCTGTAGATGGAACTACTTTGAAATTAAATTCAACAGATACTTTTACAACAGCAGCAGGAAGTACTGTTGTGCTAAGTAATATAGAAATGGGAGAGTTTAAGTATCAAGATAAGATCTTGCTTTTTTATTTTAAGATAGATTTACCTGATAGATTAGGTGGAAAAATAAGAAATGAGGTTAGAGATGTGGGCATTACCAGGATAAATTTACAATAA
- the hflK gene encoding FtsH protease activity modulator HflK: protein MGEIRFDDLEDVKRFIREIFYGKDEKRNDQNEPPRDEDPRGGRKSSKNHIKGGLGGIIVILFLVFLGTGIYQVGPDEEAVLLRFGKYSKTVGPGMHWYFPSPIGKRYVVKTTKVYRVEIGFETIEAGPPARYQNIPEESLMFTGDENMIDVDFSVQYKISNLKDYIFNVRDQYETIKSASESALRQVVGSKGIEETLTVGKERIQEETREKLKEILESYGTGILIIGLQLQDVGPPEEVMQAFKEVANAREDRARFINEANGYRNDIIPNARGQASQMINRAEAYKEKRIKESQGDVAKFIKLSEKYSLGKEVTKTRMYLETMEKTMPGIEKIIVDPELKGSIINLIGGGVEANEKTNN, encoded by the coding sequence ATGGGAGAAATAAGGTTTGACGATTTAGAAGATGTTAAACGGTTTATAAGGGAAATATTTTATGGTAAGGATGAAAAAAGAAATGATCAGAATGAACCGCCAAGGGATGAAGATCCCAGGGGAGGAAGAAAATCATCGAAAAACCATATAAAGGGTGGATTAGGTGGAATAATAGTAATATTATTTCTTGTTTTTTTAGGAACTGGTATCTATCAAGTAGGACCAGATGAGGAGGCAGTACTTCTTAGATTTGGAAAGTACTCTAAAACTGTAGGACCTGGAATGCACTGGTATTTCCCCAGCCCAATTGGGAAAAGATATGTTGTAAAGACAACTAAAGTCTATAGAGTAGAGATAGGATTTGAAACTATTGAGGCTGGGCCGCCTGCAAGATATCAAAATATTCCAGAGGAATCATTGATGTTTACAGGTGATGAAAATATGATCGATGTAGATTTTAGTGTTCAATACAAGATCAGTAATTTAAAAGATTATATATTCAATGTAAGAGACCAGTATGAAACGATAAAGAGTGCATCTGAATCTGCCCTTAGGCAGGTTGTTGGAAGTAAGGGGATAGAGGAAACTCTGACAGTTGGAAAAGAGAGAATTCAAGAGGAAACCCGTGAAAAATTAAAGGAAATATTAGAGAGTTATGGAACCGGAATACTTATAATCGGGTTGCAGCTGCAGGATGTAGGACCACCAGAAGAAGTTATGCAAGCTTTTAAAGAGGTAGCCAATGCTCGAGAGGATAGAGCCAGGTTTATAAACGAAGCTAATGGGTATAGGAACGATATTATTCCAAATGCTCGTGGACAGGCATCTCAAATGATAAATAGAGCAGAAGCTTATAAGGAAAAAAGAATCAAAGAATCCCAGGGAGATGTAGCTAAATTTATAAAATTAAGTGAAAAATATTCATTGGGTAAAGAGGTTACAAAAACAAGGATGTATCTGGAAACTATGGAAAAAACAATGCCGGGTATTGAAAAAATAATAGTGGATCCTGAATTAAAAGGAAGTATAATAAACTTAATTGGAGGAGGTGTGGAAGCTAATGAAAAAACTAATAATTAG
- the queA gene encoding tRNA preQ1(34) S-adenosylmethionine ribosyltransferase-isomerase QueA, with product MLLSDYDYHLPEELIGQTPTMPRDHSRLLVVDKTKKEIEHKKFYNVLDYLNEGDVLVRNSTKVIPARLIGKKESGAVMEVFLLKRLELNRWECLVRRAKKLKLDQTIIFGDGQLKATLKEVKDDGNRILEFTFDGVFEEIIHELGQMPLPPYITEKLEDGDRYQTVYAEKGESVAAPTAGLHFTEELFEKIAEKGVEIVDVYLEVGLGTFRPVQTENVLEHKMHSETFEVPEKTAEVVNRAKAEGRRVVAVGTTSVRTLESATDSCGQLTATSGDTEIFIYPGYEFKIVDALITNFHLPKSTLLMLVSALSEKDFMFSVYEEAVKEKYEFFSFGDAMFIY from the coding sequence ATATTACTGTCAGATTACGACTATCATTTGCCGGAGGAGTTGATAGGACAGACTCCTACAATGCCCAGGGATCATTCTAGATTATTAGTTGTAGATAAAACTAAAAAAGAGATAGAGCACAAAAAATTCTATAATGTTTTAGACTATCTAAATGAGGGAGATGTACTGGTTCGAAATTCCACCAAGGTAATTCCTGCAAGACTTATAGGAAAAAAAGAAAGTGGAGCAGTAATGGAAGTATTTTTACTGAAAAGATTGGAATTAAACAGATGGGAATGTTTGGTAAGACGTGCTAAAAAGTTAAAGTTAGATCAGACAATAATATTTGGTGATGGCCAATTAAAGGCTACTCTAAAAGAGGTAAAGGATGATGGAAATAGAATCTTGGAATTTACTTTTGATGGAGTTTTCGAGGAGATCATCCATGAATTAGGACAGATGCCATTACCGCCATATATTACAGAAAAATTAGAAGACGGGGATAGATATCAGACTGTTTATGCCGAAAAAGGTGAATCGGTAGCTGCTCCTACTGCTGGACTTCATTTTACCGAGGAATTATTTGAAAAAATAGCCGAAAAAGGTGTAGAGATAGTAGATGTATATTTAGAAGTCGGACTGGGAACATTCAGGCCTGTTCAAACTGAAAATGTATTAGAACATAAGATGCATTCTGAAACTTTTGAAGTACCGGAAAAAACAGCAGAAGTTGTAAATAGGGCAAAGGCAGAAGGGAGAAGGGTAGTTGCAGTAGGGACAACCTCTGTAAGAACATTGGAATCAGCTACCGACAGTTGCGGTCAATTAACAGCAACTTCTGGGGATACAGAGATATTTATATATCCGGGGTATGAGTTTAAAATAGTAGATGCATTGATTACAAACTTCCATCTGCCTAAGTCGACACTGCTTATGCTGGTTTCGGCACTGTCTGAAAAAGACTTTATGTTTAGTGTCTATGAGGAAGCTGTAAAAGAAAAATATGAATTCTTTAGTTTTGGAGATGCCATGTTTATATACTAA
- the rsmD gene encoding 16S rRNA (guanine(966)-N(2))-methyltransferase RsmD: MERGNENMRIIAGSAKGKRIKCRDGFDTRPTTDRVKESLFSMIAPYIDGAKVLDLFSGTGNIALEAISRGASRAVMIEKEKDALRVIIENVNNLGFEDQCRAYKNETLRAITILGKKREKFDIIFLDPPYKDNVCTKVIEKISETGILAENGLIIAEHHILEDMEETVAEFKKADERRYGKKELSFYTR; the protein is encoded by the coding sequence ATAGAAAGAGGTAATGAAAATATGAGAATAATAGCAGGAAGTGCTAAGGGAAAAAGAATAAAATGTAGAGATGGATTTGATACCAGACCAACTACAGATAGAGTAAAGGAATCATTGTTTTCAATGATTGCTCCATATATAGATGGTGCGAAAGTATTGGATCTATTCAGTGGAACCGGGAATATAGCTTTGGAGGCAATAAGTCGTGGAGCTTCAAGAGCTGTAATGATAGAGAAGGAAAAAGATGCACTTAGAGTGATCATAGAAAATGTAAACAATTTAGGATTTGAAGATCAGTGCAGAGCATATAAGAACGAAACTTTAAGAGCTATTACAATTTTAGGGAAAAAAAGAGAAAAATTTGATATTATATTTTTAGACCCTCCATACAAAGATAACGTATGTACCAAGGTAATTGAAAAGATATCTGAAACTGGGATATTAGCTGAAAATGGATTAATAATTGCAGAACACCATATATTAGAAGATATGGAAGAAACTGTAGCTGAATTTAAAAAGGCTGATGAGAGAAGATACGGTAAAAAAGAATTGAGTTTTTATACTAGATAA
- the prfA gene encoding peptide chain release factor 1 — protein sequence MFKKLDEVAKKYDELNALLATPEVATDHKRMIEYNKAINDMEEIVLKYKEYRGYLEELEFIKENLKDEKDDEMKEMMLEEKSEIEEKLPEMEEDMKILLLPKDPNDDKNVIVEIRGGAGGDEAALFAGDIFRMYSRYAERRKWKIEIMEKNEIGVGGLKEVIFLIKGQGAYSRLKFESGVHRVQRVPATEGSGRIHTSTITVAILPEIDDVTQVDIKTSDLKIDTYRSGGSGGQHVNTTDSAVRITHMPTGTVVQCQDGRSQLKNREQAMKLLAAKLFESEVEKQRSEVEGNRKLQVGTGARSEKIRTYNFPQGRVTDHRIKLTLHRLDYILDGDIDEIIDGLITFDQADQLQSMVD from the coding sequence ATGTTTAAAAAATTAGATGAAGTGGCAAAAAAATATGATGAATTAAATGCATTATTAGCAACTCCAGAAGTAGCGACAGATCACAAGAGGATGATTGAGTACAATAAAGCTATAAATGATATGGAAGAGATTGTATTGAAATACAAGGAATACAGAGGGTACTTAGAAGAGTTAGAATTCATCAAAGAAAACTTAAAAGATGAAAAAGATGACGAGATGAAAGAGATGATGTTAGAGGAAAAATCAGAGATTGAAGAAAAATTACCTGAGATGGAAGAGGATATGAAAATATTATTACTTCCAAAGGACCCTAACGACGATAAAAACGTAATCGTAGAGATAAGAGGTGGAGCAGGTGGAGACGAGGCTGCTTTATTCGCCGGGGACATTTTCAGAATGTATAGTAGATATGCAGAAAGAAGAAAATGGAAGATAGAAATAATGGAAAAGAATGAAATTGGTGTAGGTGGATTAAAAGAGGTAATCTTCTTAATCAAAGGGCAGGGAGCTTACTCTAGACTAAAATTCGAATCAGGAGTACATAGAGTACAAAGAGTACCTGCTACAGAAGGGTCAGGAAGAATCCATACTTCTACAATTACAGTAGCTATCTTACCTGAAATAGATGACGTTACACAAGTTGACATCAAAACATCTGACCTTAAGATAGATACATATAGATCAGGAGGATCAGGAGGACAGCACGTTAACACTACAGACTCGGCAGTAAGAATCACTCATATGCCTACTGGAACGGTTGTTCAATGTCAAGATGGTAGATCACAATTAAAGAATAGAGAGCAGGCTATGAAATTATTAGCAGCTAAATTGTTTGAATCTGAAGTTGAAAAACAAAGATCAGAAGTTGAAGGAAATAGAAAGTTACAAGTAGGAACTGGTGCCAGATCTGAAAAAATTAGAACATATAACTTCCCACAAGGAAGAGTAACAGATCATAGAATCAAACTTACTCTTCATAGGTTAGACTATATCTTAGATGGAGACATAGATGAGATAATCGATGGATTAATCACATTTGACCAAGCAGATCAACTACAAAGTATGGTAGATTAA
- a CDS encoding prepilin peptidase, which produces MQWLVLLVGLIIGSFLNVCIYRIPKGESIAFPPSHCPVCGHKIRWYENIPIFSYIFILRGKCSGCKGRISIQYPIVEFITGILFYMFFLRFGLGMLGIKYLIFICLLVIGIWVDFTYYYIPDRISLSIFIIGIIFSFFTIGFERSVLGAGSFALFYIVLYGFGESFGYEIMGFGDVKLAMGIGAMIGYFSLYQVFIFLNIAFVSGAVIGVGLILLKKKTRKDIMPFGPYIAIAGLVVGYLS; this is translated from the coding sequence ATGCAGTGGTTAGTTTTGTTAGTGGGATTAATTATAGGAAGCTTTTTAAATGTTTGCATTTACAGGATACCGAAGGGGGAAAGCATAGCATTTCCCCCTTCGCATTGTCCGGTGTGCGGTCATAAAATTAGGTGGTATGAAAATATACCGATATTTTCCTATATTTTTATTTTGAGAGGAAAATGCAGTGGATGCAAGGGACGTATATCTATTCAGTACCCTATTGTAGAATTTATAACAGGAATTTTATTTTACATGTTTTTCTTAAGGTTTGGATTAGGGATGCTGGGAATAAAATATTTGATATTTATCTGTCTCCTAGTTATAGGTATCTGGGTGGATTTTACCTACTATTATATCCCGGACAGGATTAGTTTATCTATTTTTATAATAGGGATTATTTTTTCTTTCTTTACCATTGGATTTGAAAGAAGTGTTTTAGGGGCAGGAAGTTTTGCATTGTTTTACATAGTTTTATATGGGTTTGGAGAGAGTTTTGGCTATGAAATAATGGGATTTGGAGATGTAAAGTTAGCCATGGGTATAGGAGCGATGATAGGATATTTCAGTCTGTATCAAGTTTTTATATTTTTAAATATTGCATTTGTCTCAGGAGCAGTAATTGGTGTAGGATTGATTCTTTTGAAGAAAAAAACAAGAAAGGACATAATGCCTTTCGGACCTTATATAGCAATAGCAGGTTTAGTGGTAGGGTATTTGAGTTAG
- the prmC gene encoding peptide chain release factor N(5)-glutamine methyltransferase has product MKNLLDILRWSEEYFKKYSFSKPRLEAEKVISHVLSIDRILLYAEYDRPLVDDERVKIKRYILQMIKKKIGFDELLKEEKIEYEKSESDKIVTDLDRDKIEKNYRKEFLELLTKSIVYLKKHGSKEAKLDAEHVFSYILKVSRMEMTLNFEREITEAEKKEIRKMLVEIGKNKRPLQYVLGFEEFYGYKFYVDESVLIPRSETELLVERCIKLMDEIEEPKILDIGSGSGAISITLGKELPKSMVLGVDISERALNVAKKNKAENNAANVKFIKSDILRAVEYKKFNLIVSNPPYIPDYEYEVLEEKVLKYEPKLALTAPNNGLYFYEEISKNAPDHLVKGGYLAFEIGYNQGEAVKKIMEKNDFLNVEVYYDYAEHERMVIGKLNR; this is encoded by the coding sequence ATGAAAAATCTACTCGATATATTGAGATGGAGTGAGGAGTATTTTAAAAAATACTCCTTTTCTAAACCTCGATTAGAGGCAGAAAAGGTAATATCTCACGTTTTATCCATCGACAGGATACTGCTCTATGCAGAATATGACAGACCCCTCGTAGATGATGAGAGGGTTAAGATTAAAAGATATATATTACAGATGATAAAGAAAAAAATTGGATTTGATGAACTCCTGAAGGAAGAGAAGATAGAGTATGAAAAAAGTGAAAGTGATAAAATAGTTACAGATTTAGATAGGGATAAGATTGAAAAAAATTACAGGAAAGAATTTTTAGAGCTTTTAACTAAGAGTATAGTATATCTAAAAAAACATGGGTCTAAAGAAGCAAAATTAGATGCAGAACATGTATTTAGTTATATTTTAAAAGTTTCCAGGATGGAGATGACCCTGAATTTTGAGAGAGAAATAACAGAAGCAGAAAAAAAAGAAATTAGAAAGATGCTGGTAGAGATAGGAAAAAATAAGAGACCTCTCCAATATGTTTTAGGATTTGAGGAGTTTTATGGGTATAAATTTTATGTAGATGAATCGGTACTCATTCCACGATCTGAAACTGAATTATTGGTAGAAAGATGTATAAAATTAATGGATGAGATAGAAGAACCTAAGATATTGGATATAGGCAGTGGAAGTGGGGCTATATCGATAACTTTAGGAAAGGAACTCCCTAAATCCATGGTTTTAGGTGTGGACATCAGTGAGAGAGCTCTAAATGTAGCCAAGAAAAATAAGGCAGAAAATAATGCTGCCAATGTAAAATTTATTAAGTCTGATATATTAAGGGCTGTAGAATATAAGAAATTCAATTTGATAGTTTCTAACCCACCATATATACCTGACTATGAATATGAAGTCTTAGAGGAAAAAGTTTTGAAATATGAGCCTAAATTAGCTCTGACTGCTCCTAATAATGGCCTATATTTTTATGAGGAGATCTCTAAAAATGCTCCTGATCATTTAGTTAAAGGCGGGTATCTGGCTTTTGAAATTGGATATAATCAAGGGGAAGCAGTAAAAAAAATAATGGAAAAAAATGATTTTTTAAATGTAGAAGTATATTATGATTATGCAGAACATGAAAGAATGGTAATTGGAAAACTTAACAGATAA
- the asnA gene encoding aspartate--ammonia ligase: MKKTTDKYESKLSLLETEIAIKKLKDFFESSLAYELNLTRVSAPLFVKSTSGLNDDLNGIEKAVSFSTEHEERLEIVHSLAKWKRMALYRYGFETHTGLYADMNAIRKHEDLSEIHSLYVDQWDWEKIISEEERNITKLKNIVDRIYKAFKKTESYIKREYPVLTLGLPEEIHYITAVELEERYPELTPKEREHAVTKEYGAVFIIGIGDKLPSGDRHDGRAPDYDDWSLNGDILFWNSVLDRSLELSSMGIRVDKKALLEQLEKTDTMWKKEMDFHRSLLEGKLPFTVGGGIGQSRICMYFLEKAHIGEVQSSSWPAHIIEECREKGIELL, from the coding sequence ATGAAAAAAACAACAGACAAGTATGAAAGTAAATTATCACTATTAGAAACAGAGATCGCAATCAAAAAACTTAAAGATTTTTTTGAAAGCTCGTTAGCTTACGAACTTAACCTAACTAGGGTTTCAGCTCCCCTATTTGTTAAAAGTACATCTGGATTAAACGATGATCTGAACGGAATTGAAAAGGCAGTTTCTTTTTCAACTGAACACGAAGAAAGATTAGAGATCGTTCATTCATTGGCAAAATGGAAGAGAATGGCACTATATAGATATGGGTTTGAAACTCACACAGGTTTATATGCCGATATGAATGCCATAAGAAAACATGAAGATCTTTCTGAGATCCACTCATTATATGTAGATCAATGGGATTGGGAAAAAATAATTTCAGAAGAGGAAAGAAACATAACAAAACTTAAAAATATAGTTGATCGAATCTACAAGGCATTTAAAAAAACAGAAAGCTATATTAAGAGAGAATATCCTGTTCTTACTCTTGGCTTACCTGAAGAAATACACTATATCACAGCTGTTGAATTAGAAGAAAGATACCCTGAACTTACTCCTAAAGAGAGGGAGCATGCTGTAACTAAGGAGTATGGTGCTGTATTTATTATTGGGATTGGGGATAAACTTCCTTCTGGAGATCGTCACGACGGCCGTGCCCCGGACTACGATGATTGGTCATTAAACGGAGATATATTGTTCTGGAACTCTGTATTGGATAGATCTTTAGAGCTATCTTCTATGGGTATAAGAGTCGATAAAAAAGCTCTCCTAGAGCAACTTGAAAAAACAGATACTATGTGGAAAAAAGAGATGGATTTCCATAGATCACTTCTTGAAGGAAAACTACCTTTTACAGTCGGTGGGGGAATTGGGCAATCTAGAATATGTATGTATTTCTTGGAAAAAGCTCATATTGGAGAAGTTCAGTCATCTTCATGGCCTGCTCATATAATTGAGGAGTGCAGGGAAAAAGGAATAGAATTACTATAA
- the pilM gene encoding pilus assembly protein PilM has product MFEFKVDGALDIGNSGIKVALYKNKKIDKISYVDYLDMAEEKIVAFQESLETLGKKINLKGKNLIVTIPASKFYVKTLEYNNNKEEETDLEAKIEEDLEDIISGYTKDEFITQIETVYETDVYKKLLVITIPIEEVEKILGILSHFKIRVLKIIPDFIALNNLVDLLDQKSEEETNENIMIVDIGGETSKIFMSTLGTLNMLRIVGIGGNDFTEIIKDHEMLDYEGAELEKQQLELGDDENRKYKTQGEMSMFKDLTSIVNELTTQIENSLQYFNANLSEGRISKIFLTGGGALIKGFKTYFDDAFEIPCEEIDLNLLNLDYKNLEDRELLSTFKITTLMGALIKEVG; this is encoded by the coding sequence ATGTTTGAGTTTAAGGTTGATGGCGCTTTAGATATAGGAAACAGTGGAATAAAGGTAGCGCTCTATAAAAATAAAAAGATAGATAAGATTAGTTATGTTGATTACTTAGATATGGCTGAAGAAAAAATAGTGGCTTTTCAAGAATCTTTAGAAACATTGGGAAAAAAAATAAATCTAAAGGGAAAAAATTTAATAGTAACTATTCCTGCTTCTAAATTTTATGTAAAGACTTTGGAATATAATAACAATAAAGAGGAAGAGACAGATCTAGAGGCTAAAATAGAGGAGGATCTTGAAGATATAATTTCAGGTTATACAAAAGACGAGTTTATTACTCAGATAGAAACTGTCTATGAAACTGATGTCTATAAAAAATTATTGGTAATTACAATTCCCATAGAGGAAGTTGAAAAAATTCTAGGAATTTTAAGTCATTTTAAAATAAGAGTATTAAAGATAATTCCAGATTTTATTGCTCTCAATAACCTAGTAGACCTATTAGATCAGAAATCAGAAGAGGAAACAAATGAAAATATAATGATTGTTGATATAGGAGGAGAAACCAGTAAAATATTTATGAGTACTTTGGGAACATTAAATATGCTTAGAATAGTAGGGATAGGTGGAAATGATTTTACTGAAATAATAAAAGATCATGAGATGTTAGATTATGAAGGGGCAGAATTAGAAAAACAGCAGCTAGAATTAGGTGATGATGAAAATAGGAAGTATAAGACCCAGGGAGAGATGTCGATGTTTAAAGATTTGACATCAATAGTGAATGAATTGACTACTCAGATAGAAAATTCTCTACAATATTTTAATGCTAATTTGAGTGAAGGAAGGATAAGTAAAATTTTCTTAACTGGAGGAGGAGCTCTTATAAAAGGATTTAAAACTTATTTTGATGACGCCTTTGAGATACCTTGTGAGGAGATTGACTTAAATTTATTGAATTTAGATTATAAAAATCTAGAGGACAGAGAACTATTATCGACTTTTAAAATAACTACCCTTATGGGAGCCTTAATAAAAGAGGTGGGATAA